From the Apus apus isolate bApuApu2 chromosome 4, bApuApu2.pri.cur, whole genome shotgun sequence genome, one window contains:
- the TCTN3 gene encoding tectonic-3 isoform X3 has product MEILLVPVKDTIVESMKVKITAAAPPSAPHMTENTCNNVVSEVIYKIEFSGTRGIQSVSVEFKVSNVSGNSGSSLQQHFTFHFWTNTFSHMLPRSGNPGYITGAPLLIANSDGVQHMSILQSEGDGSCSQLLRHTVQFGRNMRTGCKLSLSPILVESNCSYIQQKLYEALEGMNRAEDLAITGSARSTQAEEWTNILIQNCSVQDVNCTSCCMVPVTLEIQILWTRVGILSNPQAQILGARYFYKCHPLKLLSTSTVPLTTVITFTDITKWPEPPRGQPQKHWKLPFDIFYPLKMALNLERSYRTDLAGCCLLILLIFSILLF; this is encoded by the exons ATGGAAATCCTGCTG gtCCCAGTTAAAGACACCATTGTGGAGTCCATGAAG GTGAAGATCACTGCAGCTGCACCTCCTTCAGCTCCCCACATGACAGAGAATACATGTAACAATGTTGTTTCTGAG GTGATATACAAGATAGAATTCAGTGGCACACGTGGGATTCAGAGTGTTTCTGTTGAGTTCAAAGTGAGCAACGTCTCTGGGAACTCGGGatcctctctgcagcagcacttcaCTTTTCACTTCTGG ACCAATACTTTTTCTCATATGTTGCCTAGAAGTGGAAACCCTGGCTATATCACTGGAGCACCACTGCTGATTGCAAACAGTGATGGTGTGCAGCAT ATGAGCATTTTGCAGAGTGAAGGTGATGGAAGTTGCTCACAGCTCCTCAGACACACAGTGCAATTTGGAAGAAATATGAGGACAGGCTGCAAGCTCAG cCTATCCCCAATACTGGTAGAAAGTAATTGTAGTTACATCCAGCAGAAGCTATACGAGGCTCTTGAAGGGATGAACAGAGCAGAAGACCTTGCCATAACTGGCAGTGCTCGTTCAACCCAGGCAGAAGAGTGGACAAACATTCTGATTCAGAACTGCAGTGTGCAG gatgTGAACTGCACTTCCTGTTGCATGGTTCCCGTGACTCTGGAGATACAGATATTGTGGACTAGGGTGGGCATCCTGTCCAACCCACAAGCTCAAATACTGGGTGCACGATACTTTTATAAGTGTCACCCCCTGAAG CTCCTAAGCACAAGCACAGTACCTTTGACAACTGTCATTACCTTCACTGACATAACAAAATGGCCAGAACCTCCACGAGGCCAGCCCCAAAAGCACTGGAAACTCCCATTTGACATCTTTTACCCGCTCAAGATGGCACTGAATTTGGAAAGAAGCTATAGAACTGATCTGGCTGGCTGTTGTTTGCTGATTCTGTTAATATTTAGTATTCTCTTATTTTGA
- the TCTN3 gene encoding tectonic-3 isoform X4, which yields MGAGGLCVDGNPAGFLESKSTSCTRFFANLSKSCTSDPALAAASYYRGFSVLKVPVKDTIVESMKVKITAAAPPSAPHMTENTCNNVVSEVIYKIEFSGTRGIQSVSVEFKVSNVSGNSGSSLQQHFTFHFWTNTFSHMLPRSGNPGYITGAPLLIANSDGVQHMSILQSEGDGSCSQLLRHTVQFGRNMRTGCKLSLSPILVESNCSYIQQKLYEALEGMNRAEDLAITGSARSTQAEEWTNILIQNCSVQDVNCTSCCMVPVTLEIQILWTRVGILSNPQAQILGARYFYKCHPLKLLSTSTVPLTTVITFTDITKWPEPPRGQPQKHWKLPFDIFYPLKMALNLERSYRTDLAGCCLLILLIFSILLF from the exons ATGGGAGCCGGGGGACTTTGTGTCGATGGAAATCCTGCTG GCTTCCTGGAGAGTAAAAGCACCAGCTGTACTCGCTTTTTTGCCAACCTGAGCAAGAGCTGCACttctgaccctgccctggctgctgcctcctACTACCGGGGCTTCTCGGTGCTGAAG gtCCCAGTTAAAGACACCATTGTGGAGTCCATGAAG GTGAAGATCACTGCAGCTGCACCTCCTTCAGCTCCCCACATGACAGAGAATACATGTAACAATGTTGTTTCTGAG GTGATATACAAGATAGAATTCAGTGGCACACGTGGGATTCAGAGTGTTTCTGTTGAGTTCAAAGTGAGCAACGTCTCTGGGAACTCGGGatcctctctgcagcagcacttcaCTTTTCACTTCTGG ACCAATACTTTTTCTCATATGTTGCCTAGAAGTGGAAACCCTGGCTATATCACTGGAGCACCACTGCTGATTGCAAACAGTGATGGTGTGCAGCAT ATGAGCATTTTGCAGAGTGAAGGTGATGGAAGTTGCTCACAGCTCCTCAGACACACAGTGCAATTTGGAAGAAATATGAGGACAGGCTGCAAGCTCAG cCTATCCCCAATACTGGTAGAAAGTAATTGTAGTTACATCCAGCAGAAGCTATACGAGGCTCTTGAAGGGATGAACAGAGCAGAAGACCTTGCCATAACTGGCAGTGCTCGTTCAACCCAGGCAGAAGAGTGGACAAACATTCTGATTCAGAACTGCAGTGTGCAG gatgTGAACTGCACTTCCTGTTGCATGGTTCCCGTGACTCTGGAGATACAGATATTGTGGACTAGGGTGGGCATCCTGTCCAACCCACAAGCTCAAATACTGGGTGCACGATACTTTTATAAGTGTCACCCCCTGAAG CTCCTAAGCACAAGCACAGTACCTTTGACAACTGTCATTACCTTCACTGACATAACAAAATGGCCAGAACCTCCACGAGGCCAGCCCCAAAAGCACTGGAAACTCCCATTTGACATCTTTTACCCGCTCAAGATGGCACTGAATTTGGAAAGAAGCTATAGAACTGATCTGGCTGGCTGTTGTTTGCTGATTCTGTTAATATTTAGTATTCTCTTATTTTGA
- the TCTN3 gene encoding tectonic-3 isoform X1, which yields MEILLVSNGAGMCWGGLLLLYLLSCFNSGFLESKSTSCTRFFANLSKSCTSDPALAAASYYRGFSVLKVPVKDTIVESMKVKITAAAPPSAPHMTENTCNNVVSEVIYKIEFSGTRGIQSVSVEFKVSNVSGNSGSSLQQHFTFHFWTNTFSHMLPRSGNPGYITGAPLLIANSDGVQHMSILQSEGDGSCSQLLRHTVQFGRNMRTGCKLSLSPILVESNCSYIQQKLYEALEGMNRAEDLAITGSARSTQAEEWTNILIQNCSVQDVNCTSCCMVPVTLEIQILWTRVGILSNPQAQILGARYFYKCHPLKLLSTSTVPLTTVITFTDITKWPEPPRGQPQKHWKLPFDIFYPLKMALNLERSYRTDLAGCCLLILLIFSILLF from the exons ATGGAAATCCTGCTGGTTAGTAACGGggcagggatgtgctggggtGGTTTGCTTCTGCTTTATCTGTTGTCATGTTTTAACTCAGGCTTCCTGGAGAGTAAAAGCACCAGCTGTACTCGCTTTTTTGCCAACCTGAGCAAGAGCTGCACttctgaccctgccctggctgctgcctcctACTACCGGGGCTTCTCGGTGCTGAAG gtCCCAGTTAAAGACACCATTGTGGAGTCCATGAAG GTGAAGATCACTGCAGCTGCACCTCCTTCAGCTCCCCACATGACAGAGAATACATGTAACAATGTTGTTTCTGAG GTGATATACAAGATAGAATTCAGTGGCACACGTGGGATTCAGAGTGTTTCTGTTGAGTTCAAAGTGAGCAACGTCTCTGGGAACTCGGGatcctctctgcagcagcacttcaCTTTTCACTTCTGG ACCAATACTTTTTCTCATATGTTGCCTAGAAGTGGAAACCCTGGCTATATCACTGGAGCACCACTGCTGATTGCAAACAGTGATGGTGTGCAGCAT ATGAGCATTTTGCAGAGTGAAGGTGATGGAAGTTGCTCACAGCTCCTCAGACACACAGTGCAATTTGGAAGAAATATGAGGACAGGCTGCAAGCTCAG cCTATCCCCAATACTGGTAGAAAGTAATTGTAGTTACATCCAGCAGAAGCTATACGAGGCTCTTGAAGGGATGAACAGAGCAGAAGACCTTGCCATAACTGGCAGTGCTCGTTCAACCCAGGCAGAAGAGTGGACAAACATTCTGATTCAGAACTGCAGTGTGCAG gatgTGAACTGCACTTCCTGTTGCATGGTTCCCGTGACTCTGGAGATACAGATATTGTGGACTAGGGTGGGCATCCTGTCCAACCCACAAGCTCAAATACTGGGTGCACGATACTTTTATAAGTGTCACCCCCTGAAG CTCCTAAGCACAAGCACAGTACCTTTGACAACTGTCATTACCTTCACTGACATAACAAAATGGCCAGAACCTCCACGAGGCCAGCCCCAAAAGCACTGGAAACTCCCATTTGACATCTTTTACCCGCTCAAGATGGCACTGAATTTGGAAAGAAGCTATAGAACTGATCTGGCTGGCTGTTGTTTGCTGATTCTGTTAATATTTAGTATTCTCTTATTTTGA
- the TCTN3 gene encoding tectonic-3 isoform X2 yields the protein MKMAPCPLEFLWCSKVPVKDTIVESMKVKITAAAPPSAPHMTENTCNNVVSEVIYKIEFSGTRGIQSVSVEFKVSNVSGNSGSSLQQHFTFHFWTNTFSHMLPRSGNPGYITGAPLLIANSDGVQHMSILQSEGDGSCSQLLRHTVQFGRNMRTGCKLSLSPILVESNCSYIQQKLYEALEGMNRAEDLAITGSARSTQAEEWTNILIQNCSVQDVNCTSCCMVPVTLEIQILWTRVGILSNPQAQILGARYFYKCHPLKLLSTSTVPLTTVITFTDITKWPEPPRGQPQKHWKLPFDIFYPLKMALNLERSYRTDLAGCCLLILLIFSILLF from the exons ATGAAAATGGCTCCTTGCCCACTAGAGTTTCTCTGGTGTTCCAAG gtCCCAGTTAAAGACACCATTGTGGAGTCCATGAAG GTGAAGATCACTGCAGCTGCACCTCCTTCAGCTCCCCACATGACAGAGAATACATGTAACAATGTTGTTTCTGAG GTGATATACAAGATAGAATTCAGTGGCACACGTGGGATTCAGAGTGTTTCTGTTGAGTTCAAAGTGAGCAACGTCTCTGGGAACTCGGGatcctctctgcagcagcacttcaCTTTTCACTTCTGG ACCAATACTTTTTCTCATATGTTGCCTAGAAGTGGAAACCCTGGCTATATCACTGGAGCACCACTGCTGATTGCAAACAGTGATGGTGTGCAGCAT ATGAGCATTTTGCAGAGTGAAGGTGATGGAAGTTGCTCACAGCTCCTCAGACACACAGTGCAATTTGGAAGAAATATGAGGACAGGCTGCAAGCTCAG cCTATCCCCAATACTGGTAGAAAGTAATTGTAGTTACATCCAGCAGAAGCTATACGAGGCTCTTGAAGGGATGAACAGAGCAGAAGACCTTGCCATAACTGGCAGTGCTCGTTCAACCCAGGCAGAAGAGTGGACAAACATTCTGATTCAGAACTGCAGTGTGCAG gatgTGAACTGCACTTCCTGTTGCATGGTTCCCGTGACTCTGGAGATACAGATATTGTGGACTAGGGTGGGCATCCTGTCCAACCCACAAGCTCAAATACTGGGTGCACGATACTTTTATAAGTGTCACCCCCTGAAG CTCCTAAGCACAAGCACAGTACCTTTGACAACTGTCATTACCTTCACTGACATAACAAAATGGCCAGAACCTCCACGAGGCCAGCCCCAAAAGCACTGGAAACTCCCATTTGACATCTTTTACCCGCTCAAGATGGCACTGAATTTGGAAAGAAGCTATAGAACTGATCTGGCTGGCTGTTGTTTGCTGATTCTGTTAATATTTAGTATTCTCTTATTTTGA